The window AGTTTAGCCCGCGCGGCGACATTCTAGGTATTGCACCGATAAAGCGCAATCATTAAAGCCCAATCATTAAAGCCAAAGCTAGCCTATCTGTACGTTCACAGTTAGCGCAGGGATCAACTCTCAATTCATTCCATTTGTTACCCAAAGCTCGCCCGTCACATTGACCCAGTGACCGAGCGAAATAGGGGATTTGCCAAGTTCATTATCAAAGGGGAGTGCAAGGTTTGAGTGCGACAGGTAAATCGTATCTTCGGGTGTTTGGCTGATGTCGACGATTTGTCCTGAAGTTTCAAAGTTCAATTGAATTGGTAGGCGTGGAGCTTGCTCAATGATGTCAACTTGAACACTTGCTAGTTGGCCGAGTAATTCAGCCGTCACCCATTGGTTAACCGGAAAGCGCATTCTTGCCTTTTGAGCGCTGCCTTGGTAATAAAACCAAATCGGCGCGCCATTGTCGCATTTACCTGCGACTTCACCTTCAACATCATTGCCACATGGAGTTAGCTCGAGTATATAGATCCGATACTGCATATAAAGTCCATTTCATTTCGATACTGACATGCTACCGAGGAACTGTGACTAAATAACTGCGACTAAATAACCGCTAAGCTATCAGTTTGATTTCTTGTCACGGTAGGGGGAGGCGTGATTGTTGATAAAGATAAGAGCCGTAAGAGAACACCAACAGTGAGGTGAGCAAGGCAGGGTAAACATAGGAGTCGGTCAATCTAAAGCAAAATAAGTGAGGCTGCGAATGTGCCCCACTTATTCTGTTGATTTTTCTCTTTCATCGCGTCTTAAGCACTAGCGATTCAGGCTAGCGATTTAGGCTATCAATTTAAATCAGTGACTTAGTTTATCAATTTCAATCAGTAATTTATCTCAGAGATTGAAATCTTGATTAACTTAGGTCGCCGCTTTCATGGCGCGAGTAAAATCGCCAAGTGTCGCCAGTAGCTTAGCTTCATCGTGCTGGTGGGTTTCGATGATCTTCACAACGGCAGAGCCAGAAATGGCCCCTGCTGCGCCTGCTTTGATTGCGGCGGTTACTTGAGCGGGTTCGGCAATGCCAAAGCCGAGTAGCGGTGGCGGCGCGTTAAAAGTTTTCAATTTGGATAGAATTTCTTCCACCGGAACGCCAGCTTTAGTGTCTGTGCCTGTCACCCCTGCGCGGGATAAGAGATAGGTGTAACCTTCGCCGCTGGCGCTAACCAGTGCAAGGGTTTCACTGTCGGCATTGGGCGGCGCGATAAAAATTGGCGCAATACCATGGGCTTTAGCCGCTTCGCTAAAGGGCGCCGAT of the Shewanella baltica genome contains:
- a CDS encoding glycerate kinase translates to MQYRIYILELTPCGNDVEGEVAGKCDNGAPIWFYYQGSAQKARMRFPVNQWVTAELLGQLASVQVDIIEQAPRLPIQLNFETSGQIVDISQTPEDTIYLSHSNLALPFDNELGKSPISLGHWVNVTGELWVTNGMN